One genomic region from Pyrinomonadaceae bacterium encodes:
- the dnaE gene encoding DNA polymerase III subunit alpha has translation MTQGKPFVHLHLHTDYSLLDGAIQIKPLSERLETLGMNACAMTDHGNMYGAITFYNTMKAKGIKPIIGCETYLAIGNRKDRAGATAAGEKRNHHLILLAKDLEGYKNLSRLTSKAFTEGFYYKPRIDKELLAKHSKGLIALSSCMSGVPSALLAQDRFEDAATQALEFEDIMGKGNYFLEIQEHGLEAQARIRKPLVELSKKTGIPLVATNDAHYLMPDDARAHDLLLCIGSGKTVNDENRLKYKTPNFYVRSPDEMWQIFGAELPEVLTRTVEIADMCDLEMPKGINYLPNYPIPASESGLSSDEYFEKVVRDGYQTRKERVWDGELANGTLTCPMEDYEKRLWHEMQVIKRMGYAGYFLIVWDFVKYAKENGIPVGPGRGSSAGSLVAYCLGITDVDPLRYNLFFERFLNPERVSMPDIDIDFCVRGRGKVINHVAELYGRDSVCQIVTFGTLASRAAIKDVGRALDMPYAEVDRISKMIPPPVRGRNVSITQAIEQVPELRKSMETNPQVSDLIDLARRLEGCARHVSVHAAGVVITPEPLEELIPIAVSAKDEVTTQYEMTDLEKVGVLKMDFLALNTLTIISDCLKSIKQSLTEEILWEKVSLNDPKTMQLFGEGRTDAIFQFESGGMAELCRKLKPKSIEDLSALNALYRPGPIDGGMVDDFIQRYHGKKSVRYIVPEMKEILESTQGVIIYQEQAMLLAQKLAGYTMAEADSLRKSMGKKNREEMAEQEQKFVLGAVARGIKQDKAQQIFSLMRQFADYGFVKAHSLAYAYLAFQTAYLKAHYPEHFYAAVLSNEIEDTAKVFKYTKEMRGQGIELLPPDVNESDVGFTPLKGAIRYGLAAIKGIGFASVSAIIRARQSGPFQSMTDFAERLEEGGINKRVLEGLVCSGAFDSVKGETPTNLWRAALCGQIDSALAGAARVKKAKAMGQDDLFGAAPPPPPAAMTVRADVQPWTLVEMLTAEKKALGFYITAHPLDDYSETISKLGASASNELAANESGMRARVAGLIKDLQLRTTKKGDRFALFQLEDHAGTVKCVAWPEPFRKHGNKLRAEAVVLVTGRVENNDDSTTLILDKVDELDQAIQQKATEVIIRLPVQDELAKMCESVKAVLENARGECDVFLEVLSNGSRVRMRAHPSLRVQGSTQLEDALRALGCEVHWEGHTSPVRAAAAASN, from the coding sequence CTACAGCCTGCTCGACGGCGCAATCCAAATCAAACCCCTTTCCGAACGCCTGGAAACGCTGGGCATGAACGCGTGCGCGATGACCGATCACGGCAACATGTACGGCGCAATCACGTTCTACAACACGATGAAGGCGAAGGGGATTAAGCCGATTATCGGATGCGAGACCTATCTCGCCATCGGTAACCGGAAAGATCGAGCGGGTGCCACCGCCGCGGGAGAAAAAAGAAATCATCACTTGATTCTGCTGGCGAAAGACCTCGAAGGCTACAAAAACCTTTCCCGCCTGACGTCCAAAGCCTTTACCGAAGGCTTCTATTACAAGCCGCGAATCGACAAAGAGCTGCTCGCGAAACACAGCAAGGGTTTGATCGCGCTTTCCTCATGCATGTCCGGCGTGCCTTCGGCTCTCTTAGCTCAGGATCGTTTCGAAGATGCTGCGACTCAGGCGCTCGAGTTTGAGGACATCATGGGGAAAGGGAACTACTTCCTCGAGATTCAGGAGCACGGTCTCGAGGCGCAGGCCCGCATACGAAAGCCTCTGGTCGAACTCTCAAAGAAAACGGGAATACCTCTGGTCGCGACGAACGATGCGCATTACCTGATGCCGGACGATGCGCGCGCGCATGACCTCTTGCTGTGCATTGGCTCAGGCAAGACCGTTAACGATGAGAACCGTCTGAAGTACAAGACGCCGAACTTCTATGTTCGCTCGCCTGATGAGATGTGGCAGATCTTCGGAGCCGAGCTTCCCGAGGTTTTGACTCGCACGGTCGAGATTGCCGACATGTGCGACCTCGAGATGCCCAAGGGCATCAACTACCTGCCGAACTACCCGATACCCGCCAGCGAATCTGGCCTGTCATCGGACGAGTACTTCGAGAAGGTCGTGCGCGACGGTTATCAGACCCGGAAAGAGCGTGTGTGGGACGGCGAACTCGCGAATGGAACGCTGACCTGCCCCATGGAAGATTACGAGAAGCGCTTGTGGCACGAGATGCAGGTCATTAAGCGCATGGGCTATGCGGGTTACTTCCTGATCGTCTGGGACTTTGTGAAGTACGCGAAGGAGAATGGCATCCCGGTCGGGCCTGGCCGTGGGTCCTCAGCCGGGTCGCTGGTCGCATATTGTCTCGGGATCACTGATGTAGATCCTTTAAGGTATAACCTCTTCTTCGAGCGATTCCTTAACCCTGAACGCGTGTCGATGCCCGATATTGATATTGATTTTTGCGTGCGCGGGCGTGGAAAAGTCATTAATCACGTCGCCGAGCTCTATGGCCGCGACTCCGTCTGTCAGATCGTGACCTTCGGAACGCTGGCCTCGCGCGCTGCTATCAAAGACGTCGGCCGCGCGCTCGACATGCCTTACGCCGAGGTCGATCGCATCTCCAAAATGATACCGCCGCCCGTGCGCGGCCGGAACGTGAGCATCACCCAAGCCATTGAACAGGTGCCCGAACTGCGGAAATCGATGGAAACAAATCCGCAGGTGAGTGACCTAATCGACCTGGCGCGCCGGCTTGAAGGCTGCGCCCGGCACGTTTCGGTACATGCGGCGGGCGTAGTCATTACTCCTGAGCCACTCGAAGAACTCATTCCCATCGCCGTCTCAGCCAAGGACGAGGTCACCACGCAGTACGAAATGACCGACCTGGAGAAGGTGGGCGTTCTTAAGATGGACTTCCTCGCGCTTAATACGCTTACCATCATAAGCGACTGCTTAAAGAGCATAAAGCAATCGCTTACAGAGGAAATCCTTTGGGAAAAGGTTTCGCTTAACGATCCGAAGACTATGCAACTGTTTGGCGAAGGCCGCACGGATGCGATTTTTCAGTTTGAATCCGGTGGGATGGCCGAGCTTTGCCGGAAGCTTAAGCCCAAGAGCATCGAGGATCTCTCCGCCCTTAACGCGCTCTATCGCCCCGGGCCAATCGACGGCGGCATGGTGGACGACTTCATTCAGCGGTATCACGGGAAGAAGAGCGTCCGCTACATCGTGCCTGAGATGAAGGAGATTCTCGAGTCCACGCAGGGCGTAATCATTTATCAGGAGCAAGCGATGCTCCTGGCCCAGAAGCTGGCCGGGTACACAATGGCTGAGGCCGACAGCCTGCGCAAATCAATGGGAAAGAAGAACCGCGAGGAGATGGCCGAACAGGAACAGAAATTTGTCCTGGGGGCGGTCGCGCGCGGCATCAAGCAGGACAAGGCGCAGCAGATCTTCTCGCTGATGCGGCAGTTTGCGGACTACGGATTCGTGAAAGCGCACAGTCTTGCCTATGCGTATCTCGCTTTCCAGACGGCGTATCTTAAGGCCCACTATCCGGAACACTTTTATGCCGCCGTGCTCTCGAACGAAATTGAAGACACGGCCAAGGTTTTCAAGTACACGAAAGAAATGCGAGGGCAGGGAATTGAGCTGCTCCCGCCGGACGTTAACGAAAGTGACGTCGGCTTCACACCTCTCAAAGGCGCCATTCGATATGGACTGGCCGCGATTAAGGGAATTGGGTTCGCAAGTGTCAGCGCGATTATCCGGGCGCGCCAGAGCGGGCCTTTCCAATCGATGACCGATTTCGCCGAACGCCTTGAAGAAGGGGGAATCAACAAGCGCGTGCTGGAAGGATTGGTTTGCAGTGGCGCCTTTGATTCCGTGAAAGGAGAGACGCCGACAAATCTCTGGCGCGCCGCTTTGTGCGGCCAAATTGACAGCGCGCTCGCCGGCGCCGCGCGGGTGAAGAAAGCGAAAGCGATGGGGCAGGACGATCTTTTTGGCGCTGCACCTCCGCCTCCGCCGGCAGCGATGACGGTTCGCGCGGATGTGCAACCGTGGACGCTGGTGGAGATGCTCACGGCAGAAAAGAAGGCCCTGGGCTTTTACATTACGGCGCATCCGCTGGATGATTACAGCGAGACGATTTCGAAGCTCGGCGCCTCGGCTTCAAATGAATTGGCCGCGAACGAGAGCGGCATGCGGGCGCGCGTCGCGGGACTGATTAAAGACCTGCAGTTGCGCACGACCAAGAAGGGCGATCGATTCGCGCTGTTTCAGCTGGAAGATCATGCCGGCACGGTAAAATGCGTTGCCTGGCCGGAACCATTCCGCAAGCATGGCAACAAGCTGCGCGCCGAAGCTGTCGTCCTGGTAACGGGCCGCGTTGAGAACAATGACGACTCAACGACACTAATCCTCGATAAGGTGGATGAACTCGATCAGGCAATTCAGCAGAAGGCGACTGAGGTTATAATTCGGCTGCCGGTCCAGGACGAACTAGCGAAGATGTGTGAATCGGTGAAAGCAGTTTTAGAGAACGCGCGCGGTGAATGCGATGTTTTTCTCGAAGTGCTATCCAACGGCTCGCGCGTGCGCATGCGCGCGCATCCATCACTCAGAGTCCAGGGCAGCACACAACTCGAAGATGCCTTGCGCGCGCTTGGGTGCGAAGTACACTGGGAAGGCCACACTTCGCCGGTGCGCGCCGCAGCGGCCGCATCGAACTAA
- a CDS encoding acetyl-CoA carboxylase carboxyltransferase subunit alpha, translating to MADQDTQPNPATAFERVQLARHPDRPYTLDFIERLFEDFVEIHGDRRYADDPAIVCGFARFHGMPIAAIGHQKGRDTKQRQVRNFGMPKPEGYRKALRAMKLAEKFDRPIFCFIDTPGAYPGIDAEERGQAEAIAYNLREMAKMNVPIIVTVIGEGGSGGALAIGVGDQVLMLENAIYSVISPEGCAAILWKDSSQAARAAEELKLTAQDLKKAGLVDEVIAEPKEGAHKSHDETAKLLDAVLCSRLAESVSTNPKDRLTRRYAKLRELGKWGIAEVAG from the coding sequence ATGGCGGACCAGGACACTCAACCGAATCCAGCCACCGCTTTCGAGCGGGTGCAGCTTGCGCGCCATCCGGATCGGCCTTACACCCTCGATTTCATTGAGCGGCTCTTCGAAGACTTCGTGGAAATCCATGGCGACCGTCGTTACGCAGACGACCCGGCGATCGTCTGTGGGTTTGCGCGCTTTCACGGAATGCCGATCGCGGCAATCGGGCACCAGAAGGGGCGCGACACCAAGCAGCGGCAAGTGCGTAATTTCGGGATGCCAAAGCCCGAGGGCTATCGAAAAGCTTTGCGCGCGATGAAGCTCGCGGAAAAATTCGATCGACCAATCTTTTGTTTCATCGACACACCGGGTGCCTACCCCGGCATCGACGCGGAAGAGCGTGGACAGGCTGAGGCGATCGCTTACAACCTTCGCGAGATGGCCAAGATGAACGTGCCGATCATTGTGACCGTGATCGGTGAAGGCGGATCCGGAGGGGCGCTGGCGATCGGCGTTGGCGATCAAGTGCTGATGCTCGAAAACGCGATCTATTCAGTAATTTCTCCGGAAGGGTGCGCCGCGATTCTGTGGAAGGATTCATCGCAAGCGGCCAGGGCTGCGGAGGAACTGAAACTGACGGCCCAGGATCTGAAGAAGGCGGGGCTGGTTGATGAAGTGATTGCCGAACCAAAGGAAGGCGCGCACAAATCTCACGACGAAACGGCGAAGCTACTGGATGCCGTCCTCTGTTCACGACTGGCTGAATCCGTAAGCACAAACCCGAAAGACCGGCTAACACGACGTTACGCCAAGCTCAGAGAGTTGGGTAAGTGGGGCATTGCTGAAGTGGCTGGCTAA
- a CDS encoding single-stranded DNA-binding protein yields the protein MSFNKITLVGNLGRDPELRYTPQGTPVCSFSLATNERRKDRTTGENNDITTWFRVTLWGRQAETASQYLQRGRPVYIEGRLRVEEWTDRDGKPRHTLEVHATDMQFIGGGGARDEGAPQAARAAAAPQDAPMQAPDMNDDDVPF from the coding sequence ATGTCTTTCAATAAGATCACTCTGGTCGGCAATCTCGGTCGTGATCCCGAGTTGCGCTACACGCCGCAAGGAACTCCCGTTTGCAGTTTCAGTCTCGCCACGAACGAGCGACGCAAGGATCGGACTACCGGTGAAAATAACGACATCACCACCTGGTTTCGCGTGACGCTTTGGGGCCGCCAGGCGGAGACCGCTTCTCAGTACTTACAACGCGGGCGCCCGGTTTATATCGAGGGTCGATTGCGCGTCGAGGAGTGGACGGATCGTGACGGGAAGCCTCGTCACACGTTAGAAGTTCACGCCACGGATATGCAGTTCATCGGTGGTGGCGGTGCGCGTGATGAAGGTGCTCCGCAAGCGGCGCGAGCGGCCGCTGCGCCTCAGGACGCACCGATGCAAGCGCCCGACATGAACGATGACGACGTGCCTTTCTAG
- the miaB gene encoding tRNA (N6-isopentenyl adenosine(37)-C2)-methylthiotransferase MiaB — MSASVYVETFGCQMNVADSERAVVRLRDAGYELTNGPAQADVVIFNTCSVRERAAHKVFTRIGEVRRMRLGSEPVIGVMGCVAQLEGRTLFDNSPSVNLVVGTRATDRLPALIDRALDGERRIIDLDERGETEAWDLPASARTSPYVAFVPIIEGCNKFCTYCIVPFSRGREKSRSATDIVSEIRQLRDYGYREIHLIGQNVNSYRPKTEAGLENFKGATLFSRLLRAVAATGIERIKFTTSFPRDFHPDIVAAIEDHENLCNWVHLPVQSGSDRILRAMRRGHTAADYLRRIEVIKQARRKIAITSDIIVGFPGETEQDFRDTMGLVESVGYDALYIFKYSERPDTPAAKLDDDVTRNEKSARFMELEALQRRQQKTIYESYLGREVNVLAEAVSSKSKADFSGHTTCHKVVNFPRQSMQLGEVAKVRITNVYKNSLYGEALAAA; from the coding sequence ATGAGCGCGAGCGTTTACGTCGAAACGTTTGGATGTCAGATGAATGTCGCTGATAGCGAGCGGGCAGTCGTGCGTCTGCGCGATGCCGGCTACGAACTGACGAACGGGCCGGCGCAAGCGGATGTTGTGATTTTTAATACGTGTTCCGTTCGTGAGCGTGCCGCGCACAAAGTGTTTACGCGCATTGGTGAAGTCCGGCGCATGCGACTTGGCAGCGAACCGGTCATTGGCGTCATGGGTTGTGTGGCGCAGCTCGAAGGCCGGACGCTTTTCGACAACTCGCCTTCGGTGAATCTGGTTGTGGGCACGCGTGCAACGGATCGCCTGCCGGCCCTGATTGATCGCGCGCTCGACGGAGAGCGCCGCATCATCGATCTGGACGAGCGCGGGGAGACCGAAGCGTGGGACTTGCCGGCGAGCGCGCGGACCTCGCCCTATGTCGCGTTTGTTCCGATCATTGAAGGCTGCAACAAGTTCTGCACTTACTGCATCGTTCCTTTTTCGCGCGGCCGCGAAAAGAGCCGCTCTGCGACGGACATCGTCAGCGAGATAAGGCAACTTCGCGATTACGGCTATCGCGAGATTCACCTGATTGGCCAGAACGTCAACAGCTACCGGCCGAAGACGGAAGCGGGGCTGGAAAACTTCAAAGGTGCGACGTTGTTTTCGCGTCTGCTGCGGGCCGTCGCCGCGACGGGGATCGAGCGGATTAAGTTTACGACGTCGTTTCCGCGCGATTTTCATCCCGACATCGTCGCCGCGATCGAAGATCACGAAAATCTTTGCAACTGGGTGCACCTGCCGGTTCAATCGGGAAGCGATCGCATACTGCGCGCAATGCGACGCGGTCATACGGCGGCTGATTATCTGCGACGGATTGAAGTCATCAAGCAGGCGCGACGGAAGATCGCGATTACCAGTGATATCATCGTCGGGTTCCCCGGCGAGACTGAGCAGGACTTTCGCGATACGATGGGTCTGGTGGAAAGCGTGGGTTACGACGCGCTTTACATCTTCAAGTATTCAGAGCGACCGGACACGCCCGCCGCAAAGCTTGATGATGACGTCACCAGGAACGAGAAGTCGGCGCGCTTCATGGAACTTGAAGCTCTGCAAAGACGACAGCAGAAAACGATTTACGAAAGTTACCTTGGTCGTGAAGTAAACGTGCTGGCTGAAGCCGTGAGTTCGAAATCTAAAGCAGACTTTTCGGGTCACACAACCTGTCACAAGGTCGTAAACTTCCCCCGGCAATCGATGCAACTTGGCGAAGTGGCAAAGGTTAGAATTACCAACGTCTACAAGAACAGCCTGTATGGGGAAGCATTAGCAGCGGCGTAA